A single genomic interval of Nonomuraea rubra harbors:
- a CDS encoding discoidin domain-containing protein encodes MRRSVPSMAAALVLAGLLAPAPAAADPVPGRIAYRPAVPVPATYRLDCDGDRPGSTCTVVTTARHRLGHVEEFSTTVRSGDQVWARDTVYSREGQVRSRPFVLPEQDVTVDVKVSSMPEKFVGTPLRLMAWNLFVGGTINRQETTGENLTQLIEYLNEVDPDVFFVVEAYGSGQKILDGLNAGRAADDRFSAVQLTTPEDYSVNGDNLWLYTKLEIEKVYPRYADADISSFNLGGARLGLPNGQHVHAFSLWTWHDGPARHDSHDAAIQNLFGLPRTKTTEQILDNDRQRRMAMGKAILEKAIPSFIGDDDAPVLMGGDLNALPHEDWTAQFANARGHGGLVLPWPYTKLYNDAGFVDTFRYANPDAGRYPGSTFSPLSGYLATPGRIDYVWARGRDVRVLGSRTDVRRLPRHQDSRLDQPYPFYSDHGSVITDVLIRGKGTGPDRPAVNERPADPREVWHATPDGVRVPPSELSATATTFKPGIGDPGNAVDGNPLTDYHSYYPEVAPQPHYITVDLGKVRTLSAVRFQPKLRSNMNGTVLEGMVQVSTDGTTFTDVERVEWRRVTEPNDVDLKGVSARFLRLRVDYGIGGASALSEIIPYEARS; translated from the coding sequence ATGCGCAGATCCGTCCCGTCCATGGCCGCCGCCCTGGTCCTCGCCGGGTTACTGGCCCCGGCGCCCGCCGCCGCCGATCCCGTGCCGGGGCGAATCGCCTACCGGCCCGCCGTGCCGGTCCCCGCCACGTACCGGCTGGACTGCGACGGCGACCGGCCCGGCAGCACCTGCACGGTGGTGACGACCGCCAGGCATCGCCTGGGCCACGTGGAGGAGTTCAGCACCACCGTCAGGAGCGGTGACCAGGTCTGGGCCCGTGACACCGTCTACAGCCGTGAGGGGCAGGTGCGCAGCCGGCCCTTCGTCCTGCCCGAGCAGGACGTGACGGTGGACGTCAAGGTCAGCTCCATGCCGGAGAAGTTCGTGGGCACGCCGCTGCGGCTGATGGCGTGGAACCTGTTCGTCGGCGGCACGATCAACCGCCAGGAGACGACGGGCGAGAACCTGACGCAGCTGATCGAGTACCTCAACGAGGTCGACCCCGACGTCTTCTTCGTGGTCGAGGCGTACGGATCCGGCCAGAAGATCCTGGACGGGCTCAACGCCGGGCGGGCGGCGGACGACCGTTTCTCCGCGGTCCAGCTCACCACGCCGGAGGACTACAGCGTCAACGGCGACAACCTGTGGCTGTACACCAAGCTCGAGATCGAGAAGGTCTACCCGCGCTACGCCGACGCCGACATCTCCTCCTTCAACCTGGGCGGCGCCCGGCTGGGCCTGCCGAACGGGCAGCACGTCCACGCGTTCAGCCTCTGGACCTGGCACGACGGCCCGGCTCGCCACGACAGTCACGACGCGGCCATACAGAACCTGTTCGGCCTGCCCCGGACGAAGACGACCGAGCAGATCCTCGACAACGACCGTCAGCGCCGCATGGCTATGGGCAAGGCCATCCTGGAGAAGGCCATCCCGTCCTTCATCGGCGACGACGACGCCCCGGTGCTCATGGGCGGGGATCTCAACGCCCTGCCGCATGAGGACTGGACCGCGCAGTTCGCGAACGCGCGCGGGCACGGGGGCCTGGTGCTGCCGTGGCCGTACACCAAGCTGTACAACGACGCGGGCTTCGTCGACACCTTCCGCTACGCCAACCCCGACGCCGGGCGCTACCCGGGCAGCACCTTCAGCCCGCTGAGCGGCTACCTGGCCACGCCCGGCCGCATCGACTACGTCTGGGCGCGCGGCAGGGACGTGCGCGTCCTCGGCTCCCGCACCGACGTGCGGCGCCTGCCCCGGCACCAGGACAGCCGGCTCGACCAGCCCTACCCGTTCTACTCCGACCACGGCTCGGTCATCACCGACGTGCTGATCCGCGGCAAGGGGACCGGCCCCGACCGGCCCGCCGTGAACGAGCGGCCCGCGGACCCGCGCGAGGTCTGGCATGCGACCCCGGACGGCGTCCGCGTGCCCCCGTCCGAGCTCAGCGCGACCGCGACCACCTTCAAGCCCGGCATCGGGGACCCGGGGAACGCCGTGGACGGGAACCCGCTCACCGACTACCACTCCTACTACCCGGAGGTCGCGCCGCAGCCCCACTACATCACGGTCGACCTGGGGAAGGTCAGGACGCTGTCCGCGGTGCGGTTCCAGCCCAAGCTGCGCTCCAACATGAACGGCACCGTCCTCGAGGGCATGGTGCAGGTCAGCACCGACGGCACGACGTTCACCGACGTCGAGCGGGTCGAGTGGCGGCGCGTCACGGAACCGAACGACGTGGACCTGAAAGGCGTCTCCGCCCGGTTCCTGAGACTGCGCGTGGACTACGGCATCGGCGGGGCCTCCGCCCTGTCGGAGATCATTCCGTACGAGGCGCGCAGCTAG
- a CDS encoding calcium-binding protein produces MFRVRRQFAALALTTAALGATAALAAPAHAAGATARVVGGIVIIQGTTGNDSIDVVQSGNSVRISSVLHAVTSGGAPCVQLGAVVSCPATQLSVQARMGSGDDVVRVSASTIDTTLIGNAGVDRLSGGSDRDFLDGGPGNDFLSGNAGVDSAQGGDGVDSCSAETEVNCES; encoded by the coding sequence ATGTTCCGTGTTCGCCGGCAGTTCGCCGCGCTCGCGCTGACCACCGCCGCCCTCGGCGCCACGGCCGCCCTGGCGGCCCCCGCACACGCGGCCGGGGCCACGGCCCGGGTCGTCGGCGGGATCGTGATCATCCAGGGCACGACCGGCAACGACAGCATCGATGTCGTGCAATCGGGGAACAGCGTGCGGATCAGCTCGGTCCTGCACGCTGTCACCTCCGGCGGCGCCCCCTGCGTCCAGCTGGGGGCCGTCGTGTCCTGCCCGGCCACGCAGCTGTCGGTCCAGGCCAGGATGGGGTCGGGTGACGACGTCGTACGCGTCAGCGCCTCCACCATCGACACGACCCTGATCGGCAACGCCGGGGTCGACAGACTCTCCGGCGGGTCCGACAGGGACTTCCTCGACGGCGGCCCCGGGAACGACTTCCTGTCCGGCAACGCCGGCGTGGACAGCGCCCAGGGCGGTGACGGCGTCGACTCGTGCTCGGCCGAGACCGAGGTCAACTGCGAGAGCTAG